Sequence from the Maribellus comscasis genome:
TATACGGGCTTAAATTTACCGAACGCAAATCTCCGGTTTCAGTTAAACAAATTGGAATTTTAAAGCGTTGATCAAACATATGCCATATTTCCCCGGCATCACTACTTCTGGTACTTCCGGCAACAAGCATCAAAACTTCGGGGCGTTTTAATACATCAAAATTACCACTTCCCAGGTCAATTCCTTCCGGCGAGAGTCCGGTGTCCATTCCGTAAAAGTCGATGCCTGTTTTTTTTGCAACACTTGTTACGAGGCTATAGATCTGGTTTTCATCCAATCGCTGACCACTTACCGGAATCAAAATCGTTCCATAGGTAAAACTTTCCTTTTTCCCTTCAATGTCAAAGGTGAACCCTTTGGTGGCAACTTTGGTAATAAGCCCTGCTTTTTGAATTGCATACAACGCTTCCGGTGTGTAAAACTCATCCCAACGGAAAAGATAAGCCAGACTGCTTTTTCCCCCAACAATTTTTCCCTCAGGTTCTTCAGAATAAATTTCAACAGACGACTGTTGAATATCTTTTAGTGCAGTGATTTCCGCATAAGGAATATCGTATGCAAAAGGGAAAGTCCATGTGGAAACATCGTAGAATGTGCTGTCGGTAAAAGTAGTCGCCTTTCCAAAAATCGATTTTAAAAGCCTGTATTGCGTTTGTTTTACCGGAACAACAAAAGATTGATCGGCTTTGAACAAGACTCCATTTTTTGTAATATCCTTTTGATTTGTATAAACTTTTATTTGGTGCCGGTTCAACAGATCGATAAACAACTGTGTTTTCATTTGATCCTTTTCATCGCCAAACAAATAAGCTTTTACAGCGTCTTTTCCTGCCAGATCTAAGGCTTCTACATTACATTCTTTTTGAAAACTGAGCAGTTCATTTTTTAAATTTAAAGCTGCTTCCAATGTCGAAAGTGTAACCGTAAACTGGTTCCGAATGGCAAACGCAAGCGTTTTTTTTCCGTTTATGGTGTTTCGTGTTCTTCCTCTAAAACCAGCCTGCTCAAACAAGATACCTACACTTCCGTTTACATCGGGATACGAAGAACCTTTCCCAAAGTAATAGTCGTCGTATTGTTCTTCCGAAAAATAAGGTGAACCAATTTTATCCAGAAACTGAGCATGGTATCCGGCAATTTCGTGCGTGAGTTCATAATTTTTTTCAGGTGTTAACGGGTTATTCCGGCTTGGTACACCCGGTTGAAAGAAAAAAGTACTGTTGGCCCCCATTTCATGATGGTCGGTAACAATATTGGGTTTCCATTCATAAAACTTAGCCACCCGTCCACGACTTTCGGGATGAACCTGTAAAAGATAGTCGCGGTTTAAATCGAACCAGTAATGATTGGTTCGCCCGCCAGGCCACACTTCGTTAAACTGCCTCGATTCTGATTTACCCACCGGAACGTAACTCTGATGCATATTGGCCCAGGTACTGTGTCTTGTAAATCCGTCCGGATTTAAACTCGGATCAACCAAAATTATCGTGTTGTTTAAAAGCCGGTCAATTTTATCGCTGTTTGCAGCAGCCAAATAGTAAATTGTTAGCACCGAAGAGTTGGTTGCACTCGATTCATTTCCATGGACGCCATATCCCAGTGTTACAACCAGTGGAACATCATCGGCATTTAAGTTTGAATTGACTTCTGAAAATGAATTGTGGAGATTTTTTAGCTCCTCAAGTTTTTTTTGATTCTCCTGCGAAGTAAAAATCATATGAATTAGAGGTCTGTTTTCATACGACCGGGCATATTCCTGAATAATTGCTCGTCCCGATAAACGATCTATTTCATGAAAGTAGCTTAAAATTTGTTCGTAATTTAAATGCCATTCCCCGATTTCTTGTCCAAAAAATTCTTCGGGCGTAGGAATATTTCTATCATAGTCAACATCGTTTGGAAGGAAATATTCCATTGTTTCCTGTGCACTCCCAAAAAGTGAAATGCAGGAAAACATACAAATTGCA
This genomic interval carries:
- a CDS encoding M14 family zinc carboxypeptidase; the protein is MKNILLAICMFSCISLFGSAQETMEYFLPNDVDYDRNIPTPEEFFGQEIGEWHLNYEQILSYFHEIDRLSGRAIIQEYARSYENRPLIHMIFTSQENQKKLEELKNLHNSFSEVNSNLNADDVPLVVTLGYGVHGNESSATNSSVLTIYYLAAANSDKIDRLLNNTIILVDPSLNPDGFTRHSTWANMHQSYVPVGKSESRQFNEVWPGGRTNHYWFDLNRDYLLQVHPESRGRVAKFYEWKPNIVTDHHEMGANSTFFFQPGVPSRNNPLTPEKNYELTHEIAGYHAQFLDKIGSPYFSEEQYDDYYFGKGSSYPDVNGSVGILFEQAGFRGRTRNTINGKKTLAFAIRNQFTVTLSTLEAALNLKNELLSFQKECNVEALDLAGKDAVKAYLFGDEKDQMKTQLFIDLLNRHQIKVYTNQKDITKNGVLFKADQSFVVPVKQTQYRLLKSIFGKATTFTDSTFYDVSTWTFPFAYDIPYAEITALKDIQQSSVEIYSEEPEGKIVGGKSSLAYLFRWDEFYTPEALYAIQKAGLITKVATKGFTFDIEGKKESFTYGTILIPVSGQRLDENQIYSLVTSVAKKTGIDFYGMDTGLSPEGIDLGSGNFDVLKRPEVLMLVAGSTRSSDAGEIWHMFDQRFKIPICLTETGDLRSVNLSPYTTLIMPGGSYYELGNSDVQKIKSWVQDGGTLIAYKNAASWASKNEIGKTKFKKEIKNDTTLNFSYADRSKEYNIHSISGIILNAEMDITHPLCYGYSRSNLAFFKTNSQVAEKLDSKYAEPVKYTSEPYVSGYVSEKNIDRIKNAPVISVQSVGRGNLISFYENMTFRGFWLGTNKMFMNGVFFGDIIQ